From the genome of Neomonachus schauinslandi chromosome 5, ASM220157v2, whole genome shotgun sequence, one region includes:
- the MSRB1 gene encoding methionine-R-sulfoxide reductase B1 isoform X2 — protein sequence MSFCSFFGGEVFQNHFEPGVYVCAKCGYELFSSRSKYAHSSPWPAFTETIHADSVAKCPERNSTEALKAKELLALRSCRWAAHTHSSWPSGR from the exons ATGTCATTCTGCAGCTTCTTCGGGGGCGAGGTTTTCCAGAACCACTTTGAGCCGG GTGTCTATGTGTGCGCCAAGTGTGGCTACGAGCTTTTCTCCAGCCGCTCAAAGTACGCACACTCATCCCCGTGGCCTGCCTTCACTGAGACCATTCATGCTGATAGTGTGGCCAAGTGTCCAGAGCGCAACTCAACTGAAGCCTTAAAG GCAAAGGAACTTCTGGCTCTCAGGAGCTGTAGGTGGGCAGCGCATACCCATTCCAGCTGGCCATCTGGGAGATGA
- the MSRB1 gene encoding methionine-R-sulfoxide reductase B1 isoform X1 — translation MSFCSFFGGEVFQNHFEPGVYVCAKCGYELFSSRSKYAHSSPWPAFTETIHADSVAKCPERNSTEALKVSCGKCGNGLGHEFLNDGPKPGQSRFUIFSSSLKFIPKGKGTSGSQEL, via the exons ATGTCATTCTGCAGCTTCTTCGGGGGCGAGGTTTTCCAGAACCACTTTGAGCCGG GTGTCTATGTGTGCGCCAAGTGTGGCTACGAGCTTTTCTCCAGCCGCTCAAAGTACGCACACTCATCCCCGTGGCCTGCCTTCACTGAGACCATTCATGCTGATAGTGTGGCCAAGTGTCCAGAGCGCAACTCAACTGAAGCCTTAAAG GTGTCCTGCGGCAAATGTGGGAACGGGCTGGGCCATGAGTTCCTGAATGATGGCCCCAAGCCAGGGCAGTCCCGCTTCTGAATATTTAGCAGTTCGCTGAAGTTCATCCCGAAAG GCAAAGGAACTTCTGGCTCTCAGGAGCTGTAG